GGCTGAAATCCTTCACTTTTGCCGATCTCCAGGCATTTGATGCAGGTTCCTGGTTCGACTCAAGCTTCCATGAAGAACGGATCCCGAAACTTGAGGATGTCTTTGCACTCATGAAGGGGAACGACCTGCTTGTCAACGTCGAATTAAAGACGGGTGTCGTGCAATATGAAGGAATTGAAGAACAACTCCTGACCCTGATTGCAGAATGGGGCTATGAGCACCGGGTGATTGTTTCCTCATTCAATCATTATTCGCTTGCCAAAATCCGTGAGCTGCACCCTGCAGTAGAAACGGCTGCTTTGTTCATGGAAGGCTTGTTTGAACCCTGGTCGTATATCAAAACCTTCGGAGGAACAAGCATGCATTGTTTCTTCCCG
This Salisediminibacterium beveridgei DNA region includes the following protein-coding sequences:
- a CDS encoding glycerophosphodiester phosphodiesterase, whose translation is MRQKKTRIFAHRGNAIHCPENTLAAFASAIHAGADGLELDIQLTKDQIPVVIHDERIDRTTDGEGWLKSFTFADLQAFDAGSWFDSSFHEERIPKLEDVFALMKGNDLLVNVELKTGVVQYEGIEEQLLTLIAEWGYEHRVIVSSFNHYSLAKIRELHPAVETAALFMEGLFEPWSYIKTFGGTSMHCFFPVAIREMIEGAHQHGTPLRAFTVNEEHHLKNLIQQRIDGVITDDPVKAIRIRQSLYEDGNN